The following are encoded together in the Bradyrhizobium sp. CCGUVB1N3 genome:
- a CDS encoding DUF3096 domain-containing protein, whose product MHLTVAHISPIMSLIAGVLILIMPRLLNLIVAIFLILNGAIGLGLLKWLHL is encoded by the coding sequence ATGCACCTCACCGTCGCCCATATCTCGCCGATCATGTCGCTGATCGCGGGCGTGCTCATTTTGATTATGCCGCGGCTCCTCAACCTGATCGTCGCGATCTTTTTGATCCTGAACGGCGCGATTGGGCTTGGGCTGCTGAAGTGGCTCCATTTGTAA